A stretch of the Vitis riparia cultivar Riparia Gloire de Montpellier isolate 1030 chromosome 13, EGFV_Vit.rip_1.0, whole genome shotgun sequence genome encodes the following:
- the LOC117927937 gene encoding G-type lectin S-receptor-like serine/threonine-protein kinase LECRK3 — MLDAGNFALVNGDQNSTHVWESFKNPADTVLPTQVLEIGGTVSSRQAESNYSKGRFQLRLLPDGNLVLNTFDLQTNTAYDAYYWSKTYDAANRSNSGERVIFDELGHLYVVLQSGDNVTLKSGSAESTGGYYYRATLDFDGVFRIYTRPKLQSNGSWVPFWYVPKDICSEIGGDLGGGSCGFNSYCVPDSSGRPACECLPGFFPADPHNKLNGCKHNLTQKCEAGGSNMEDLYQKREVSNLFWPSSANFEKKESLSEELCWTSCLYDCNCVVAVHKEGTCWKKKMPLSNGRVDWSTRGKTLVKVPRYDVFSGEPPFRHPIREKKKEQGTFILVGSILLGSSAFLNFLLVAAISLVRSYPSQKRRELTRASSILETNIRSFTYEELKQAADGFREELGRGAFGTVYKGVLSSSSSGSQVAVKKLDKLVQEGEREFKTEVRTIAMTHHKNLVRLIGFCDEGPHKLLVYEFMCNGTLASFLFGSSAPDWKIRTQMAFGVARGLMYLHEECSTQIIHCDIKPQNVLLDDSFTARISDFGLAKLLMSDQTRTLTAIRGTKGYVAPEWFRSKPITAKVDVYSYGVMLLEIISCKKCIDFQTENEEEAILTDWAYDCYRGHRLDKLVENDDDARNDMRRLEKLVMVAIWCIQEDPSLRPSMRNVTQMLEGVVEVPMPPCPFPSTSIR; from the coding sequence ATGCTCGATGCTGGCAATTTTGCTCTTGTGAATGGGGATCAAAATTCTACTCATGTATGGGAGAGCTTCAAGAATCCTGCGGACACCGTCTTGCCAACTCAAGTGCTGGAAATTGGTGGCACAGTGTCTTCTCGCCAAGCTGAAAGCAACTACTCAAAGGGGAGGTTCCAGCTCCGTTTGCTGCCTGATGGAAATCTTGTACTTAACACCTTTGACCTGCAAACAAATACTGCATATGATGCTTATTATTGGAGCAAAACCTATGATGCTGCAAATAGGAGCAATTCTGGTGAACGGGTGATTTTTGATGAGTTAGGCCACCTCTATGTCGTTCTACAAAGCGGAGATAATGTTACCCTCAAGTCAGGAAGCGCAGAATCAACCGGAGGTTATTACTACCGAGCAACACTGGATTTTGATGGGGTTTTTAGAATATATACTCGGCCCAAGCTCCAGAGCAATGGAAGCTGGGTTCCGTTCTGGTATGTCCCAAAAGACATTTGCTCCGAGATTGGGGGCGATTTGGGCGGTGGGAGTTGTGGCTTTAACAGTTACTGCGTACCTGACTCAAGTGGAAGGCCTGCTTGTGAGTGCCTTCCGGGGTTTTTCCCTGCTGATCCACATAATAAACTCAATGGCTGCAAGCATAACCTAACACAAAAATGTGAAGCAGGAGGTTCAAATATGGAGGATTTATACCAAAAGCGTGAGGTGTCGAACTTATTTTGGCCTTCTTCTGCAAACTTTGAAAAGAAGGAGTCCCTAAGTGAAGAACTCTGCTGGACATCCTGCTTATATGACTGCAATTGTGTGGTGGCTGTCCATAAAGAAGGCACCTGCTGGAAGAAGAAAATGCCACTTTCAAATGGAAGGGTGGATTGGAGTACTCGTGGGAAGACTCTTGTTAAAGTTCCAAGGTATGACGTTTTTTCAGGTGAGCCCCCTTTTCGGCATCCAATCagggagaagaagaaagaacaaGGAACCTTTATTCTGGTGGGGTCAATTCTTCTAGGTAGCTCTGCATTTCTCAACTTCCTACTTGTGGCAGCAATTTCTCTGGTTAGATCTTACCCAAGCCAAAAGAGACGTGAACTTACAAGGGCATCCAGtattttggaaacaaatatACGCTCTTTTACTTACGAAGAACTCAAGCAAGCTGCAGATGGGTTCAGAGAAGAACTTGGAAGAGGAGCTTTTGGCACTGTTTATAAAGGAGTGTTGTCATCATCAAGTTCAGGAAGTCAAGTAGCTGTTAAGAAGTTAGACAAGTTAGTCCAAGAGGGTGAGAGGGAATTCAAAACAGAAGTGAGGACAATAGCAATGACCCATCACAAGAATTTAGTAAGATTGATTGGATTTTGTGATGAAGGGCCACACAAGCTTTTGGTCTATGAGTTCATGTGCAATGGCACATTGGCTAGCTTCCTCTTTGGAAGTTCGGCTCCGGACTGGAAAATAAGAACCCAGATGGCATTTGGGGTTGCACGAGGGCTCATGTACTTGCACGAGGAGTGTAGCACACAGATCATCCACTGTGACATCAAGCCCCAAAATGTCCTCTTGGATGATTCGTTCACAGCAAGGATTTCAGATTTTGGATTGGCAAAGCTTCTGATGAGTGATCAAACTCGGACACTTACAGCCATTAGAGGGACCAAAGGTTATGTCGCACCAGAATGGTTCAGGAGCAAGCCAATTACAGCAAAAGTGGACGTTTATAGTTATGGAGTCATGTTACTAGAGATCATTAGTTGCAAGAAGTGCATTGATTTCCAAACAGAAAATGAAGAGGAAGCCATCCTCACTGATTGGGCTTATGATTGCTATAGAGGTCACAGATTGGATAAGCTAGTGGAGAATGATGATGATGCTAGAAACGACATGAGGAGGCTGGAGAAGCTAGTGATGGTAGCAATTTGGTGCATTCAAGAGGACCCTTCTCTAAGGCCTTCCATGAGAAATGTCACACAGATGCTTGAAGGAGTTGTTGAAGTTCCCATGCCCCCATGTCCTTTCCCCTCTACTTCAATCCGCTGA
- the LOC117928141 gene encoding probable serine/threonine-protein kinase DDB_G0276461 isoform X2 translates to MWRFKPFMPKEQAGLEGRSIDVGNVKVYVRNAIAEGGFSCVYLARDAINSSKQYALKHIICNDEESLDLVKKEISVMKVLRGHPNVVTLHAHTILDMGRTKEALLVMEFCEKSLVNVLESRGAGYFEEKQVLSIFRDVCNAVFAMHCQSPPIAHRDLKAENLLLGPDGLWKLCDFGSTSTNHKRFEKPEEMGIEEDNIRKYTTPAYRAPEMWDLLRRELINEKVDIWALGCLLFRICYFKSAFDGESKLQILNGNYRIPELPKYSSNVTDLIRDMLQASPDNRPDITQVWFRVNEQLPAALQKSLPDRPPGMNQSAADGHEGFSKPSNKASPVPRRSPPPPPSSREPTRNPSPPSLTSRAGGGGGSLGAFWSSQHAKDSAIEDNSGPKFDEETTSHSTSRDRYRPENHYYSQNSSPPKEANIQTRGRRNAQANTFKSEEVPSKDFEIRFFQEDSNRGTERPKASKGESTASFQNDAFNTFVAEFDTSKLGSGSNANKSAKEEELEAETERLKEQLKQANLEKSEITSKFEKLSAICRSQRQEIQELKQALAARTPSPNRDASKNQTSTGLQSAATPPHGEKIEGTVWELQQRKSDSPAPDSKPWQAFPDEPKQHQPLSRDNTSKSVRTRNGHHNKPATEATSGTETWGFGTESFTATPAASSSFSRPTVGGNNAQLFGDSKRIESKPATQPAGWAGF, encoded by the exons ATGTGGAGGTTCAAACCCTTCATGCCCAAAGAACAAGCTGGGCTTGAAGGTCGTTCTATTGATGTTGGCAATGTAAAGGTTTATGTTCGGAATGCCATTGCTGAGGGAGGGTTCTCTTGTGTTTACTTAGCTCGAGATGCAATAAATTCTTCAAAGCAGTATGCTTTGAAGCACATTATATGTAATGATGAAGAATCGTTGGATTTGGTGAAGAAGGAGATCTCAGTAATGAAAGTTCTTAGAGGGCATCCTAATGTTGTCACGCTTCATGCCCATACGATCTTAGATATGGGGCGGACAAAAGAAGCACTCCTTGTGATGGAATTTTGTGAGAAGTCTTTGGTTAATGTGCTGGAGAGCAGAGGAGCCGGATATTTTGAGGAGAAACAGGTTCTTTCAATTTTTAGGGATGTCTGCAATGCGGTTTTTGCCATGCACTGCCAATCCCCACCCATAGCTCACAG AGACTTAAAAGCTGAGAATCTTCTATTGGGCCCTGATGGATTATGGAAGTTGTGTGATTTTGGAAGCACCTCCACCAATCATAAGCGCTTTGAGAAGCCTGAAGAAATGGGCATTGAAGAAGACAATATCAGAAAGTATACTACACCTGCATATAGAGCTCCTGAG ATGTGGGATTTGCTCCGGAGGGAACTTATAAATGAGAAGGTAGACATTTGG GCTCTTGGGTGCCTCCTCTTTCGCATATGCTACTTCAAATCTGCATTTGATGGTGAGTCAAAGTTACAAATCTTAAATGGAAACTACCGCATTCCAGAATTGCCAAAATACAGCTCGAATGTGACAGACCTAATCAGGGACATGCTGCAAGCTTCTCCAGACAATCGACCAGACATCACGCAG GTGTGGTTTCGTGTTAATGAGCAATTGCCTGCTGCATTACAGAAGTCATTACCTGACAGGCCACCTGGGATGAATCAATCTGCGGCTGATGGGCATGAAG GCTTTTCAAAACCGTCAAACAAGGCTTCTCCAGTGCCTCGTAGAAGTCCACCACCCCCACCTTCATCTAGAGAACCAACACGGAATCCATCTCCACCATCACTTACCTCCAGGGCTGGGGGAGGTGGGGGCTCACTGGGTGCTTTCTGGTCCTCTCAACATGCAAAAGACTCGGCTATAGAGGACAACAGTGGGCCCAAATTTGATGAGGAAACAACTAGCCATAGCACATCAAGAGATCGGTATCGTCCAGAGAACCACTATTATTCCCAAAACTCTAGTCCACCAAAGGAGGCCAATATCCAAACTCGCGGCAGAAGAAATGCACAAGCAAACACATTTAAATCTGAGGAAGTCCCTTCAAAGGACTTTGAAATAAGATTTTTCCAAGAGGATTCTAACCGTGGCACAGAGAGACCAAAAGCATCAAAAGGTGAGAGCACGGCTTCTTTTCAAAATGATGCATTCAACACATTTGTTGCTGAATTTGATACTAGTAAGCTCGGCTCCGGAAGTAATGCTAACAAATCAGCAAAAGAAGAAGAGTTAGAGGCTGAAACAGAGAGGTTGAAAGAGCAGCTAAAGCAAGCTAACTTGGAGAAGTCTGAAATAACTTcgaaatttgaaaagttatcAGCCATTTGCCGATCCCAGAGGCAAGAGATACAGGAACTCAAGCAAGCTCTTGCTGCTAGAACTCCATCACCCAATAGAGATGCTTCGAAAAACCAAACCTCAACTGGACTTCAGTCTGCTGCCACTCCTCCG CATGGAGAAAAGATCGAAGGCACAGTCTGGGAACTCCAGCAAAGAAAATCTGATTCCCCTGCTCCAGACTCTAAGCCTTGGCAGGCTTTCCCTGATGAGCCCAAACAACATCAGCCTCTTTCCAGGGACAACACTAGCAAATCTGTTAGGACCAGAAATGGTCATCACAACAAACCAGCCACAGAAGCAACTTCTGGCACTGAAACTTGGGGTTTTGGAACAGAGAGTTTTACAGCCACCCCTGCTGCCAGCTCTAGTTTTTCCAGACCCACCGTAGGAGGCAATAATGCCCAGCTGTTTGGTGACTCAAAGAGGATTGAGAGCAAGCCAGCTACTCAACCTGCTGGATGGGCTGGTTTCTAA
- the LOC117928141 gene encoding probable serine/threonine-protein kinase DDB_G0276461 isoform X1, with the protein MWRFKPFMPKEQAGLEGRSIDVGNVKVYVRNAIAEGGFSCVYLARDAINSSKQYALKHIICNDEESLDLVKKEISVMKVLRGHPNVVTLHAHTILDMGRTKEALLVMEFCEKSLVNVLESRGAGYFEEKQVLSIFRDVCNAVFAMHCQSPPIAHRDLKAENLLLGPDGLWKLCDFGSTSTNHKRFEKPEEMGIEEDNIRKYTTPAYRAPEMWDLLRRELINEKVDIWALGCLLFRICYFKSAFDGESKLQILNGNYRIPELPKYSSNVTDLIRDMLQASPDNRPDITQVWFRVNEQLPAALQKSLPDRPPGMNQSAADGHEVGFSKPSNKASPVPRRSPPPPPSSREPTRNPSPPSLTSRAGGGGGSLGAFWSSQHAKDSAIEDNSGPKFDEETTSHSTSRDRYRPENHYYSQNSSPPKEANIQTRGRRNAQANTFKSEEVPSKDFEIRFFQEDSNRGTERPKASKGESTASFQNDAFNTFVAEFDTSKLGSGSNANKSAKEEELEAETERLKEQLKQANLEKSEITSKFEKLSAICRSQRQEIQELKQALAARTPSPNRDASKNQTSTGLQSAATPPHGEKIEGTVWELQQRKSDSPAPDSKPWQAFPDEPKQHQPLSRDNTSKSVRTRNGHHNKPATEATSGTETWGFGTESFTATPAASSSFSRPTVGGNNAQLFGDSKRIESKPATQPAGWAGF; encoded by the exons ATGTGGAGGTTCAAACCCTTCATGCCCAAAGAACAAGCTGGGCTTGAAGGTCGTTCTATTGATGTTGGCAATGTAAAGGTTTATGTTCGGAATGCCATTGCTGAGGGAGGGTTCTCTTGTGTTTACTTAGCTCGAGATGCAATAAATTCTTCAAAGCAGTATGCTTTGAAGCACATTATATGTAATGATGAAGAATCGTTGGATTTGGTGAAGAAGGAGATCTCAGTAATGAAAGTTCTTAGAGGGCATCCTAATGTTGTCACGCTTCATGCCCATACGATCTTAGATATGGGGCGGACAAAAGAAGCACTCCTTGTGATGGAATTTTGTGAGAAGTCTTTGGTTAATGTGCTGGAGAGCAGAGGAGCCGGATATTTTGAGGAGAAACAGGTTCTTTCAATTTTTAGGGATGTCTGCAATGCGGTTTTTGCCATGCACTGCCAATCCCCACCCATAGCTCACAG AGACTTAAAAGCTGAGAATCTTCTATTGGGCCCTGATGGATTATGGAAGTTGTGTGATTTTGGAAGCACCTCCACCAATCATAAGCGCTTTGAGAAGCCTGAAGAAATGGGCATTGAAGAAGACAATATCAGAAAGTATACTACACCTGCATATAGAGCTCCTGAG ATGTGGGATTTGCTCCGGAGGGAACTTATAAATGAGAAGGTAGACATTTGG GCTCTTGGGTGCCTCCTCTTTCGCATATGCTACTTCAAATCTGCATTTGATGGTGAGTCAAAGTTACAAATCTTAAATGGAAACTACCGCATTCCAGAATTGCCAAAATACAGCTCGAATGTGACAGACCTAATCAGGGACATGCTGCAAGCTTCTCCAGACAATCGACCAGACATCACGCAG GTGTGGTTTCGTGTTAATGAGCAATTGCCTGCTGCATTACAGAAGTCATTACCTGACAGGCCACCTGGGATGAATCAATCTGCGGCTGATGGGCATGAAG TAGGCTTTTCAAAACCGTCAAACAAGGCTTCTCCAGTGCCTCGTAGAAGTCCACCACCCCCACCTTCATCTAGAGAACCAACACGGAATCCATCTCCACCATCACTTACCTCCAGGGCTGGGGGAGGTGGGGGCTCACTGGGTGCTTTCTGGTCCTCTCAACATGCAAAAGACTCGGCTATAGAGGACAACAGTGGGCCCAAATTTGATGAGGAAACAACTAGCCATAGCACATCAAGAGATCGGTATCGTCCAGAGAACCACTATTATTCCCAAAACTCTAGTCCACCAAAGGAGGCCAATATCCAAACTCGCGGCAGAAGAAATGCACAAGCAAACACATTTAAATCTGAGGAAGTCCCTTCAAAGGACTTTGAAATAAGATTTTTCCAAGAGGATTCTAACCGTGGCACAGAGAGACCAAAAGCATCAAAAGGTGAGAGCACGGCTTCTTTTCAAAATGATGCATTCAACACATTTGTTGCTGAATTTGATACTAGTAAGCTCGGCTCCGGAAGTAATGCTAACAAATCAGCAAAAGAAGAAGAGTTAGAGGCTGAAACAGAGAGGTTGAAAGAGCAGCTAAAGCAAGCTAACTTGGAGAAGTCTGAAATAACTTcgaaatttgaaaagttatcAGCCATTTGCCGATCCCAGAGGCAAGAGATACAGGAACTCAAGCAAGCTCTTGCTGCTAGAACTCCATCACCCAATAGAGATGCTTCGAAAAACCAAACCTCAACTGGACTTCAGTCTGCTGCCACTCCTCCG CATGGAGAAAAGATCGAAGGCACAGTCTGGGAACTCCAGCAAAGAAAATCTGATTCCCCTGCTCCAGACTCTAAGCCTTGGCAGGCTTTCCCTGATGAGCCCAAACAACATCAGCCTCTTTCCAGGGACAACACTAGCAAATCTGTTAGGACCAGAAATGGTCATCACAACAAACCAGCCACAGAAGCAACTTCTGGCACTGAAACTTGGGGTTTTGGAACAGAGAGTTTTACAGCCACCCCTGCTGCCAGCTCTAGTTTTTCCAGACCCACCGTAGGAGGCAATAATGCCCAGCTGTTTGGTGACTCAAAGAGGATTGAGAGCAAGCCAGCTACTCAACCTGCTGGATGGGCTGGTTTCTAA